From Thermoflavifilum aggregans, a single genomic window includes:
- a CDS encoding sulfate adenylyltransferase subunit 1, producing the protein MDLLRFTTSGSVDDGKSTLIGRLLYDSESIFVDQLQALQRASKHRGSEQLDLALITDGLRAEREQGITIDVAYKYFSTARRKFIIADTPGHIQYTRNMVTGASTANLAIILVDARQGVVEQTLRHTIIASILQIPHLVLCINKMDLVNYSEDRFYEIVHAYQEAIRKLNVKDVYYIPISALHGDNVVYKSDRMPWYTGKPLLTYLEEVPVAQDINQDIARFPVQYVIRPQDDAYHDYRGYAGKIISGSFHAGQAVTVWPSGLTSVIDRIEYAQQPLAEARAPQSVVILLKDDLDISRGDMITPADQPPTLTQDIAATICWMDSTPLKTGDKLLLQQGPAIVRCVVKNIEYKIDINTLSHQDAAGTLQLNDVARVQIRTAKPLAVDSYATNRACGSAILINETSYNTVAACLIEN; encoded by the coding sequence ATGGATTTATTACGATTTACGACATCAGGAAGTGTGGATGACGGCAAAAGCACGTTGATTGGCCGCTTGCTGTATGATAGCGAATCCATTTTTGTTGATCAGCTGCAGGCCCTGCAAAGAGCTTCCAAACACCGGGGCAGCGAACAGCTTGATCTGGCATTGATTACTGACGGCCTGCGTGCCGAACGCGAACAGGGAATTACCATTGATGTAGCCTACAAATATTTTTCAACCGCCAGACGCAAATTCATCATTGCCGATACACCCGGGCATATTCAATACACCCGGAACATGGTCACAGGCGCTTCCACAGCCAATCTGGCCATTATCCTGGTGGATGCCCGTCAGGGCGTAGTCGAGCAAACCCTGCGTCATACCATCATCGCAAGCATACTGCAGATTCCTCATCTGGTGCTGTGCATCAATAAAATGGATCTGGTCAATTATTCAGAAGATCGCTTTTACGAAATTGTACATGCTTACCAGGAGGCTATCCGCAAACTGAATGTAAAAGATGTGTATTACATTCCCATCAGTGCTTTGCATGGCGATAATGTGGTGTACAAATCAGACCGCATGCCTTGGTACACGGGTAAGCCCTTGCTGACCTATCTGGAAGAAGTGCCTGTTGCCCAAGATATCAATCAGGATATTGCACGTTTTCCGGTACAATATGTCATCAGGCCGCAGGATGATGCCTATCATGATTATCGGGGCTATGCCGGAAAGATCATCAGCGGCAGCTTTCATGCAGGGCAGGCTGTAACGGTATGGCCATCAGGATTAACCAGCGTTATCGATCGGATTGAATATGCACAACAACCTCTTGCAGAGGCACGTGCTCCGCAATCAGTCGTCATTTTGCTTAAAGATGATCTGGATATCAGCCGGGGTGATATGATTACACCTGCTGATCAGCCGCCCACACTCACCCAGGATATTGCAGCCACCATCTGCTGGATGGATAGCACTCCGCTGAAAACGGGCGACAAGCTGCTGTTGCAGCAAGGACCTGCTATTGTACGTTGCGTGGTGAAAAATATTGAATACAAAATTGATATCAACACACTTTCCCATCAGGATGCAGCAGGTACATTGCAACTGAACGATGTGGCGCGTGTGCAAATCCGCACAGCCAAACCTCTTGCCGTTGACTCTTATGCCACAAATAGGGCTTGCGGATCAGCTATTCTGATCAATGAAACCAGCTACAATACAGTTGCTGCCTGTCTCATTGAAAACTGA
- a CDS encoding S10 family peptidase — MKKHLNLLIIVVCFQLGMMGMHFQAQAQERRGPQPASTENTPPKEKLPPAQPDVTTTGSVTVEGQRIDYQAIAGTIPLLDENEQDTTARMFYVAYFKQGVTDPSTRPITFLYNGGPGSATIWLHMGAFGPRRVVIDTTVHMHGAPYELVNNDYSLLDASDLVFVDAPGTGFSRVMQGKEKDYYGVDQDGRAFSQFIMRFITKYGRWNSPKFLFGESYGTTRSAVLSSMLQNMYDIDLNGVILLSQILSFDNSIDGPSRNPGNDMPYILGLPTFAATAWYHHQLPQNHPDLEAFLKEVENFTTGEYAQALIKGNTLDSNTFNAIAEKLHEYTGLDVDYIKKANLRVDGGEFEQQLLNKQGLTTGRLDTRFSGPSLDILSQRAYYDPQSEAISGAYVALFNDYVRKVLKYGQNMDYHPTIYGRMQWDWTHGGSRMGVNVMTDLATAMKKNPRLQVLLQAGYYDLATPFYEGVYELQHLPIPDDLQKNIHFEFYESGHMVYLHVPSLKKLHDTTKKFIESLYSPAH, encoded by the coding sequence ATGAAAAAACATCTAAACCTGCTCATCATTGTGGTATGTTTTCAGCTGGGGATGATGGGAATGCATTTCCAGGCACAGGCACAGGAGCGTCGCGGGCCTCAGCCTGCCAGCACAGAAAATACTCCCCCAAAAGAGAAACTGCCGCCTGCACAGCCCGATGTAACCACTACAGGCAGCGTAACGGTAGAAGGGCAGCGGATTGACTATCAGGCCATCGCCGGAACCATTCCCCTGCTCGACGAAAATGAACAAGACACCACGGCGCGCATGTTTTATGTGGCTTATTTCAAACAAGGTGTAACCGACCCATCAACCCGTCCGATTACATTTCTTTACAACGGGGGTCCCGGATCAGCCACTATCTGGCTGCACATGGGTGCATTCGGCCCTCGCCGCGTAGTCATCGACACCACCGTACACATGCATGGTGCTCCGTATGAACTGGTAAATAATGATTACAGCCTGCTGGATGCCAGCGACCTGGTATTTGTGGATGCTCCGGGAACGGGCTTCAGCCGGGTAATGCAGGGCAAGGAAAAGGATTATTACGGTGTGGATCAGGACGGACGCGCTTTCAGCCAGTTTATCATGCGTTTTATTACCAAATATGGTCGGTGGAACAGCCCGAAGTTCCTGTTTGGTGAAAGCTATGGTACTACCCGCTCTGCCGTGCTTTCAAGTATGCTGCAAAACATGTATGATATTGATTTAAACGGCGTAATCCTGCTTTCACAGATTCTGAGTTTCGATAATTCCATTGATGGACCATCACGCAACCCGGGCAATGATATGCCTTATATCCTGGGCCTGCCCACATTTGCGGCTACAGCTTGGTATCATCATCAGCTTCCGCAAAATCATCCCGATCTGGAAGCTTTCCTCAAGGAAGTAGAAAACTTCACCACCGGTGAATATGCACAGGCACTGATAAAAGGCAACACGCTTGATTCAAATACCTTCAATGCCATTGCCGAAAAATTGCATGAATATACCGGTCTGGATGTGGATTATATTAAAAAGGCCAATCTGCGCGTGGATGGCGGTGAATTTGAACAGCAACTGCTCAACAAACAAGGACTTACCACGGGCCGGCTGGATACCCGCTTTTCTGGCCCTTCATTGGATATCCTCAGCCAACGGGCTTATTATGATCCGCAATCCGAAGCCATCAGCGGAGCATACGTGGCCTTGTTCAACGATTATGTGCGCAAGGTGCTGAAATATGGTCAGAATATGGATTATCATCCTACGATTTATGGCCGCATGCAATGGGACTGGACTCACGGAGGGTCGAGAATGGGCGTAAATGTGATGACCGACCTGGCTACAGCCATGAAGAAAAACCCACGCCTGCAAGTGCTGCTGCAAGCCGGCTATTATGATCTGGCAACACCTTTCTACGAAGGTGTATATGAACTGCAACATCTACCCATTCCAGATGACCTGCAGAAAAATATTCATTTTGAATTCTATGAGTCCGGGCACATGGTGTACCTGCATGTGCCATCATTAAAAAAGCTACATGATACTACCAAAAAATTCATAGAATCTCTGTATTCTCCAGCTCATTGA
- the priA gene encoding replication restart helicase PriA, translating to MFADVILPLALPKLYTYQIPDGMKVEPGMRVVVQFGKRRKYAAIIKRIHDEPPAAYAVKPVLSKLDEYPVVWPHQLHFWEWIARYYACTEGEVMNVAIPAHLKLSSETIIQLDPAYADETSIAVLASQLTDEAFQIVEALAVRHELSLAEVQQLLGETSYTSAQAVVKSLIDQHICVAYESIRESYRPRLETYILLSPAYAEEQALHQLFDQLEKAPRQLQILMKFYELREKQGWVRKKDLLEQAEASHAQLKALVDKGIFQEIKQTVDRIAFTYDGAIQQLHLTPSQQTCVQQIHDWFKEKRVVLLHGVTSSGKTLIYVSLILEAIAKGEQVLYLLPEIALTAQMIRRLQQYLGNQVGVYHSRLSHNERVEMWNKVREGSLQVIVGSRSALWLPFCRLSLIIVDEEHDMSFKQQDPAPRYHARDAAIYYAHLLHARVILGSATPAVETYQQAMQGKYGYVMLKERYGQIALPDMILADMRTIPRQHRGERHITPLLEDHIRRTLQQHKQVILFQNRRGYAPSQICQVCGWVPHCEQCDVALTYHKSIHQLVCHYCGRKYPPVTQCQACGSHAIIHKSFGTERIEDELHTLFPKASIARMDLDTMRKKDSYHQLIHRFEQGRIDILVGTQMVVKGLDFDSVGLVGILLADSLLNYPDFRVNERAFQLMEQVSGRAGRKGEKGMVVIQAYQLRHPVLAHVMAHDYAAFFQMEIEARAHFQYPPFTRLMKIVLKHAQQEKVVEAAHLLAGELTDKFPGQITGPAAPLVSRIRNEYLQEILIRLPRSAHKLQEQKDTIVDICNQLQQQSSFRHVRMIVDVDPMG from the coding sequence ATGTTTGCCGATGTGATTTTACCACTCGCCCTACCTAAACTTTATACCTATCAGATTCCTGATGGTATGAAAGTAGAACCAGGTATGCGGGTGGTTGTTCAGTTTGGCAAACGGCGCAAGTATGCCGCCATTATCAAGCGCATACATGATGAACCGCCTGCTGCTTATGCTGTAAAGCCGGTTTTATCCAAATTGGATGAATATCCTGTGGTGTGGCCGCATCAGCTGCATTTCTGGGAATGGATAGCAAGATATTATGCCTGCACGGAAGGAGAGGTGATGAACGTGGCTATACCCGCTCATCTGAAATTGAGCAGTGAAACCATTATTCAGCTCGATCCTGCCTATGCTGATGAAACTTCCATTGCTGTACTTGCTTCGCAGCTCACAGATGAGGCTTTTCAGATAGTGGAAGCATTGGCTGTGAGGCATGAATTATCACTCGCAGAAGTGCAGCAGTTACTTGGAGAAACTTCTTATACATCAGCACAGGCAGTAGTGAAATCATTGATTGATCAGCATATTTGTGTGGCATACGAATCCATCCGCGAATCTTATCGTCCGAGGCTGGAAACATATATCCTTCTTTCACCGGCTTATGCAGAAGAACAGGCCTTGCATCAATTGTTTGATCAACTTGAAAAAGCTCCCAGGCAATTGCAGATATTGATGAAATTTTATGAACTCAGGGAAAAGCAGGGATGGGTTCGGAAAAAAGATTTGCTCGAACAGGCTGAAGCCAGCCATGCACAATTAAAAGCATTGGTAGATAAAGGAATTTTTCAGGAAATCAAACAAACGGTTGATAGAATTGCATTTACTTATGATGGAGCTATTCAGCAACTGCATCTTACACCATCCCAGCAAACATGTGTGCAGCAGATTCATGACTGGTTCAAGGAAAAACGGGTAGTACTGTTGCATGGTGTTACTTCCAGTGGTAAAACGTTGATTTATGTATCGCTGATCCTGGAAGCAATTGCAAAGGGTGAACAGGTTTTGTACCTGCTTCCAGAAATTGCATTAACTGCGCAGATGATTCGTCGTCTGCAACAATATCTTGGCAATCAGGTGGGCGTATATCATTCCAGATTAAGTCATAATGAGCGGGTTGAAATGTGGAATAAAGTGCGGGAAGGAAGTCTGCAAGTAATTGTAGGTTCCCGATCGGCTTTATGGTTGCCTTTTTGCAGGTTATCGCTGATCATTGTAGATGAAGAGCACGATATGTCATTCAAGCAGCAGGATCCGGCTCCTCGTTATCATGCGCGTGATGCGGCTATTTACTATGCGCATCTGCTGCATGCGCGTGTGATCCTCGGATCAGCCACACCAGCTGTGGAAACCTATCAACAGGCCATGCAGGGTAAATATGGGTATGTGATGTTAAAAGAAAGATATGGCCAGATTGCCCTGCCAGATATGATACTGGCTGATATGCGTACCATTCCGCGCCAGCATCGAGGTGAAAGGCATATTACTCCGCTGCTGGAAGATCATATCCGCCGTACCCTGCAGCAACACAAACAAGTGATTTTGTTTCAGAACCGGAGAGGATATGCGCCTTCGCAAATCTGCCAGGTATGTGGATGGGTGCCTCATTGCGAGCAATGTGATGTAGCATTGACATATCATAAATCCATCCATCAGCTGGTTTGTCATTATTGCGGACGAAAATATCCGCCGGTTACCCAATGCCAGGCCTGTGGCAGCCATGCTATCATCCACAAAAGTTTCGGAACAGAAAGAATAGAAGATGAATTGCATACCCTTTTTCCCAAAGCCAGCATTGCACGGATGGATCTAGATACCATGCGAAAAAAAGATAGTTATCATCAATTGATTCACAGATTCGAACAAGGAAGAATTGATATCCTGGTGGGCACGCAAATGGTGGTAAAAGGATTGGATTTTGATTCTGTTGGTCTGGTGGGCATTTTGCTGGCCGATAGTTTGCTTAACTATCCGGATTTCCGTGTAAATGAACGGGCTTTTCAGTTAATGGAACAGGTGAGTGGACGGGCAGGAAGAAAAGGTGAGAAGGGAATGGTTGTGATCCAGGCGTATCAGTTGCGTCATCCTGTGCTTGCCCATGTGATGGCACATGATTATGCAGCATTTTTTCAGATGGAAATCGAAGCCAGGGCACATTTTCAATATCCACCTTTTACACGGTTGATGAAGATTGTACTCAAGCATGCTCAGCAGGAAAAAGTTGTAGAAGCTGCACACCTGCTTGCAGGTGAGTTAACTGACAAGTTTCCCGGTCAGATCACTGGCCCGGCTGCACCTTTGGTTAGCCGGATCCGCAATGAATATCTTCAGGAAATACTTATTCGCCTGCCTCGCTCAGCTCACAAATTACAGGAACAAAAAGATACAATCGTGGATATCTGCAATCAGCTGCAGCAGCAAAGCTCTTTCCGGCATGTACGGATGATCGTGGATGTGGATCCGATGGGTTAA
- the mtaB gene encoding tRNA (N(6)-L-threonylcarbamoyladenosine(37)-C(2))-methylthiotransferase MtaB — translation MKTVAFHTLGCKLNFAETSTLGRMLEAEGYQVFRRMDEAVADVYVINTCSVTDQADKECRQIIRRIKRMAPESVVVVTGCYAQLRPQEIAAIEGVNLVLGAAEKFRLPAHLQQIEQSKGRICSCEVDAVKDFHSAYSLHDRTRTFLKVQDGCDYHCSFCTIPQARGKSRSNTINKVLEDARQIAAAGVKEIVLTGVNLGDFGKTDPNLHTHQETLLELMQALETVEGVERFRISSIEPNLLTLDIIRFVAQSPRWMPHFHIPLQSGSNRILGLMRRRYRRELYAEKVQTILEYIPDCAIGVDVIVGFPTETDEDFQQTVDFLQSLPVAYLHVFTYSERANTPALSLKPVVPPAIRHQRNEILRQLSAAKHEAFVKRFAGTVRPVLFEASVKPATQPDQLAMMEGYTDNYIRVQAPYRESWINRIIDWTIE, via the coding sequence ATGAAAACGGTAGCCTTCCATACACTGGGCTGTAAGCTCAATTTTGCGGAGACCTCTACGCTTGGCCGTATGCTGGAAGCTGAAGGATATCAGGTGTTCCGGCGAATGGATGAAGCCGTGGCCGATGTGTATGTGATCAATACCTGCTCGGTTACGGATCAGGCCGATAAGGAATGCCGGCAAATCATCAGGCGCATCAAGCGGATGGCTCCGGAAAGCGTGGTGGTGGTTACTGGTTGTTATGCACAGCTGCGCCCACAGGAAATTGCGGCCATTGAAGGGGTAAACCTGGTGCTGGGGGCAGCAGAAAAATTTAGGCTGCCAGCCCATCTGCAACAAATTGAACAATCCAAAGGGCGTATTTGTTCCTGCGAGGTTGATGCCGTTAAGGATTTTCACAGTGCCTATTCCCTGCACGATCGCACACGTACTTTTTTGAAAGTGCAGGATGGTTGCGATTATCATTGCAGCTTTTGTACCATCCCCCAGGCGCGTGGCAAAAGCCGGAGCAATACGATAAATAAGGTTCTGGAAGATGCCCGGCAGATTGCCGCTGCTGGCGTGAAAGAGATTGTGCTAACCGGCGTGAATCTGGGTGACTTTGGAAAAACAGATCCGAATCTGCATACACATCAGGAAACCCTGCTGGAGCTGATGCAGGCGCTCGAAACAGTAGAAGGCGTGGAACGATTCCGGATTTCATCTATTGAGCCCAATTTGCTTACACTGGATATCATTCGGTTTGTTGCGCAATCACCCCGATGGATGCCTCATTTTCATATTCCGTTGCAAAGCGGCAGCAACCGCATCCTGGGGCTCATGCGCAGGCGCTATCGCCGTGAGCTTTATGCCGAAAAAGTGCAAACTATTCTCGAATATATTCCAGATTGTGCCATCGGTGTGGATGTGATTGTGGGTTTTCCCACGGAGACCGATGAAGATTTCCAACAGACGGTTGACTTTCTGCAATCGCTTCCCGTGGCTTATCTTCATGTGTTTACTTATTCTGAACGTGCTAATACACCAGCCCTTTCTCTTAAACCTGTTGTGCCGCCAGCTATCCGTCATCAGCGCAATGAAATACTCCGGCAGTTGTCTGCAGCCAAACACGAAGCGTTTGTGAAGCGTTTTGCAGGTACAGTTCGTCCGGTTTTGTTTGAAGCCAGTGTGAAGCCTGCCACCCAGCCAGACCAGCTGGCAATGATGGAAGGATATACCGATAATTACATCCGGGTACAGGCGCCCTATCGGGAAAGCTGGATCAATCGCATCATTGACTGGACAATTGAATAA
- the coaA gene encoding type I pantothenate kinase, translated as MNQTPDQVLYRSFSREQWKQCGHQLPFIDMLDQQIPRLAALNEPLTPEEIRDIYLPLACWLHDYIMSYQQLRQKLNEHLPGCCPQAPFIIGLAGSVAAGKSTASRTLQFLLKQWPQHPRVENVSTDGFLYPNKILEERGILNKKGFPESYDVKKLIEFLKQLKAGYGHVKAPVYSHLHYDILPDQYIELHHPDVVIIEGINVLQVGTPGARRAAPLFVSDFFDISIYVHAEEAYLRKWYIDRFLLLRETAFKRPESYFHQYASLSDAEAIQLANEIWESINLPNLLQNILPTRRRATLILDKGENHAVQEVHIRLM; from the coding sequence ATGAATCAAACGCCTGATCAGGTTTTGTACCGTTCTTTTAGTCGGGAACAATGGAAACAATGCGGCCATCAGTTACCGTTTATTGATATGCTTGACCAGCAGATCCCGCGGCTGGCGGCTCTGAATGAACCACTCACACCCGAAGAAATCCGTGATATCTATTTGCCTCTGGCCTGTTGGTTGCATGATTACATCATGTCGTATCAGCAACTGCGGCAAAAGCTGAATGAACATTTACCGGGTTGTTGCCCGCAGGCGCCGTTCATCATAGGATTGGCAGGGAGTGTAGCAGCCGGTAAAAGTACTGCTTCACGCACGTTGCAGTTTTTACTGAAACAATGGCCTCAGCATCCCCGTGTGGAAAATGTATCAACCGATGGCTTTTTGTATCCCAATAAAATACTGGAAGAAAGAGGCATTTTAAACAAAAAAGGGTTTCCGGAAAGTTACGATGTGAAAAAGCTCATTGAGTTTCTCAAACAGCTGAAGGCTGGGTATGGTCATGTAAAAGCTCCGGTATATTCGCATTTGCACTACGACATTTTACCCGATCAGTATATTGAGCTTCATCATCCGGATGTAGTGATTATTGAAGGCATTAATGTGCTGCAGGTGGGCACGCCGGGAGCCAGGCGGGCAGCTCCGCTGTTTGTGTCTGACTTCTTTGATATTTCAATTTATGTACATGCCGAAGAAGCTTATCTGCGGAAATGGTATATTGATCGGTTTCTGCTTTTGCGTGAAACAGCTTTCAAACGTCCTGAATCCTATTTCCATCAGTATGCTTCATTGAGTGATGCAGAAGCCATTCAGCTGGCCAATGAAATCTGGGAAAGCATCAACCTGCCGAATCTGCTGCAAAATATTCTTCCTACTCGCCGGAGAGCTACGTTGATTCTGGATAAAGGAGAAAATCATGCTGTTCAGGAAGTGCATATCCGGTTGATGTAA
- the ychF gene encoding redox-regulated ATPase YchF encodes MPLRAGIVGLPNVGKSTLFNAVSTSVKAQASNYRFCTIEPNVSLVEVPDPRLQQLAACVHPQRIVPTVIEWVDIAGLVKGASKGEGLGNKFLSHIREVDAIVHVIRCFDDPNIIREEGPVDPVGDKEIIDTELQLKDLESVEKKIQRVEKTVKSSSDAQMKKEFEVLLRCREHLQQGKNIRMLALTDEEKKAIADLFLLTAKPVIYVANVGEDSMFTGNAYTQALAQAIAEENAEMVIMNNSIEAQIAEMESEEDRQMFMEAYQMKEPALHRLIRSTYHLLDLITFFTAGEKEVRAWTIHRGWKAPQAAGVIHSDFEKGFIKAEVISFEDFIQYGSEAACREHGKLRMEGKDYVVQDGDVMHFRFNV; translated from the coding sequence TATCGCTTCTGTACCATTGAACCCAATGTAAGCCTGGTTGAAGTGCCCGATCCCCGCTTGCAGCAGCTGGCTGCCTGTGTGCATCCACAGCGGATTGTCCCTACAGTGATCGAATGGGTGGATATTGCCGGATTGGTGAAAGGCGCCAGCAAAGGTGAAGGATTGGGCAATAAGTTTCTTTCGCATATCCGCGAAGTGGATGCTATTGTACATGTGATTCGCTGTTTTGATGATCCCAATATCATCCGAGAGGAAGGTCCTGTAGATCCGGTGGGCGACAAGGAAATTATTGACACCGAATTGCAGCTGAAAGATCTGGAAAGTGTTGAGAAAAAGATCCAGCGTGTGGAGAAAACGGTGAAATCTTCTTCAGATGCGCAAATGAAAAAAGAATTTGAGGTTTTGTTGCGATGCCGGGAACATTTGCAGCAAGGGAAAAATATCCGCATGCTTGCCCTGACGGATGAAGAAAAAAAGGCTATTGCCGATTTGTTTTTGCTGACTGCCAAGCCGGTGATTTATGTGGCCAATGTGGGTGAGGATTCCATGTTCACCGGTAATGCTTATACCCAAGCCCTTGCACAGGCTATTGCTGAAGAGAATGCCGAAATGGTGATCATGAACAACAGCATTGAAGCCCAGATCGCTGAAATGGAAAGCGAAGAAGACAGGCAAATGTTTATGGAAGCTTATCAAATGAAAGAACCGGCCCTGCATCGGCTAATTCGTTCTACCTATCATTTGCTGGATCTGATCACTTTTTTCACGGCAGGAGAAAAAGAAGTGCGTGCATGGACCATTCATCGCGGCTGGAAGGCTCCGCAGGCTGCGGGTGTGATCCATAGTGATTTTGAAAAGGGATTTATTAAGGCGGAGGTAATCAGCTTTGAAGATTTTATTCAGTACGGATCAGAAGCTGCCTGCCGGGAGCACGGCAAACTGCGCATGGAAGGGAAAGATTATGTGGTGCAGGATGGTGATGTCATGCATTTCCGGTTTAATGTGTAA